The following proteins come from a genomic window of Macrobrachium nipponense isolate FS-2020 chromosome 18, ASM1510439v2, whole genome shotgun sequence:
- the LOC135196531 gene encoding protein GVQW3-like yields MSERIKQRYCIKFCYKLGNTQVQTIQKIQQAFGDEAMGITQIKKWYNRFKQGEISVESKPRSGRPSTSRNEEFVENVRRIVEDDRRITIKEITEELGISTGSVHTILTEDLAMRRVSAKFLPSC; encoded by the coding sequence ATGTCGGAGCGCATCAAGCAGCGCTACTGCATTAAGTTCTGCTACAAGCTTGGTAATACACAAGTGCAAACTATCCAGAAGATTCAGCAAGCCTTTGGCGATGAAGCCATGGGAATAACACAGATAAAGAAGTGGTATAATCGCTTCAAGCAAGGAGAAATCTCAGTTGAGAGCAAGCCACGGTCAGGCAGGCCATCCACCAGCAGAAACGAAGAATTCGTTGAAAATGTTCGTCGAATAGTGGAGGACGACCGTCGTATAACCAtcaaagaaattacagaagaaCTAGGAATAAGCACAGGATCAGTTCATACAATTTTAACGGAAGATTTGGCCATGCGACGAGTGTCTGCTAAATTCCTCCCAAGTTGCTAG